Proteins encoded within one genomic window of Paraglaciecola psychrophila 170:
- the tsgA gene encoding MFS transporter TsgA has translation MEMNKALLTIVAFMTYMVMSGLLTQIGVLISPLADYLEVSITHAASMFSLLTGGTFAGTFIAMLVYGRFPTKRIFQVNYLAFIGLLILMVTIDSRLQWVVSFYLFTLGICCGVGLAGGAVLIANLYNEQKRASAFLATDCSFSLAGFVFPSLAVVLLSANQLWTLSYAAVGVLAILILLACFTLKFPDQSTANKQETQSNGSAPKADIWTPRVFIVALALCCYLTTQTTFLIWAPSYLQQALGLDANQAAGAVGNYWGPSIFGLLIVTLLVIKVPTRPLLLTVIAVAIILASMLYATEDPNWFLTITLGLGFMTSCIFKLGISVGSQQIKNAPPILVTFLLCSATVGSTVAPALSALVVANFGVSSAMLMTVIGFVLVAILISTCLLLEQKAVQQ, from the coding sequence ATGGAGATGAACAAAGCGTTATTAACTATAGTGGCTTTTATGACCTACATGGTAATGTCTGGCCTTTTAACGCAAATAGGCGTATTAATTTCTCCTCTAGCTGATTACCTTGAAGTCAGCATTACCCATGCAGCCTCAATGTTTTCATTGCTAACAGGCGGCACCTTTGCCGGGACATTTATAGCCATGTTGGTGTATGGACGTTTTCCTACAAAGCGTATTTTTCAGGTGAATTATCTCGCTTTTATTGGGTTACTTATATTAATGGTGACAATAGATAGTCGCTTACAATGGGTGGTATCATTTTACTTATTTACACTGGGCATATGTTGCGGTGTAGGCTTAGCCGGCGGTGCGGTATTAATTGCTAATTTATACAACGAACAAAAAAGAGCTTCTGCATTCTTAGCTACAGATTGCTCCTTCAGTTTAGCGGGCTTTGTGTTTCCATCTTTAGCGGTCGTGCTGCTGTCAGCAAACCAACTGTGGACATTGAGCTACGCAGCAGTTGGGGTACTGGCAATACTCATATTATTAGCTTGCTTCACCTTAAAATTTCCAGATCAAAGCACAGCCAACAAACAAGAAACTCAGTCAAACGGATCGGCACCTAAAGCCGACATATGGACCCCAAGAGTCTTTATTGTTGCCTTGGCCTTATGTTGCTACTTAACCACACAAACCACATTTTTAATCTGGGCACCAAGCTATTTACAGCAAGCACTTGGCCTAGATGCCAACCAAGCCGCTGGCGCCGTTGGTAACTACTGGGGTCCATCTATATTTGGCTTGCTTATTGTTACCCTATTGGTCATAAAAGTGCCGACTCGACCTTTATTGCTTACTGTAATAGCGGTCGCAATTATATTAGCTAGCATGTTGTATGCCACTGAAGATCCAAATTGGTTTTTAACTATTACCTTAGGCTTAGGGTTTATGACCTCCTGTATCTTTAAATTAGGTATATCCGTAGGCTCTCAGCAAATAAAAAACGCCCCACCCATATTAGTCACTTTTTTACTGTGTTCAGCTACTGTGGGTAGCACAGTGGCACCCGCACTCTCGGCCTTAGTCGTAGCAAACTTTGGTGTGAGTAGTGCCATGTTGATGACAGTGATTGGGTTTGTACTAGTGGCAATCTTAATATCCACATGTTTACTGCTAGAACAAAAAGCCGTTCAACAATAA
- a CDS encoding amidohydrolase family protein, whose translation MTTTLYQADYLVTMDSNNTIIKQGAVLVEQGKIKQLGKASELLPQHPNVTVKTYANRILMPGLINTHCHSGMLRGTAEGLPVWDWLQQYIDPMHRVLTPKDASLSSWLCYAEALLSGTTCIVDMWRYMEGSAEAAKQLGIRACLVPYVAEHPEHDYFETLDSNEALINQWHQEADGRIQVWVGLEHLFYAVPPALKRIADLCQDYQVGFHTHSNESQFDVEQTLERYKTRPIQALEKFGLLKAPKTLLAHCVWTDDNEIALMAQGNIGVAHNPISNMKLASGAAPVVAMLKAGVNVGLGTDGEKENNNLDMFEEMKVSSLLAKFSSLDAAALDAWDICRMATIGGAKALGLDHVTGSLEVGKSADMIAIRCDTPRMTPLIDSGPLMNIHYNLVHAVQGQDVDMTMVAGKVLVDNGRLLEHDIQHLIEQVNQAAPALFSRRQAWLDSTGGGKNALYQP comes from the coding sequence ATGACAACAACACTTTACCAAGCAGACTACCTAGTCACCATGGACAGTAACAACACCATAATCAAACAAGGTGCGGTACTTGTAGAGCAAGGTAAAATCAAACAACTAGGTAAAGCGAGTGAGCTACTCCCCCAACATCCCAATGTCACCGTTAAAACCTATGCTAATCGCATATTAATGCCGGGTTTAATCAATACACATTGCCACTCGGGCATGTTGCGCGGCACGGCTGAAGGCTTACCAGTATGGGATTGGTTGCAACAATATATTGATCCCATGCATAGGGTATTAACTCCCAAAGATGCCAGTTTATCGTCATGGTTATGTTATGCCGAAGCCCTGCTATCAGGTACCACTTGTATAGTGGATATGTGGCGTTATATGGAAGGCAGTGCCGAGGCGGCCAAACAGCTTGGTATTAGAGCATGCTTAGTACCCTATGTAGCCGAACATCCTGAGCATGACTACTTTGAAACCTTAGACAGTAACGAAGCTTTGATTAATCAATGGCATCAAGAAGCGGATGGGCGAATACAAGTATGGGTGGGCCTTGAGCATTTGTTTTATGCCGTACCACCAGCATTGAAACGTATAGCTGACCTATGCCAAGACTACCAAGTTGGCTTTCACACCCATAGCAACGAAAGTCAATTTGATGTAGAACAAACCCTTGAACGCTACAAAACCAGACCTATTCAAGCCCTCGAAAAATTTGGCTTACTCAAAGCCCCTAAAACACTCTTAGCTCATTGTGTGTGGACTGATGACAATGAAATAGCCCTTATGGCACAGGGCAATATTGGTGTTGCCCATAACCCTATCAGTAATATGAAACTTGCCTCGGGTGCCGCACCTGTGGTTGCCATGTTGAAGGCAGGCGTAAACGTGGGGCTAGGGACAGACGGCGAAAAAGAAAACAACAATCTAGACATGTTTGAAGAAATGAAAGTATCGTCATTACTCGCCAAATTTTCTAGTTTAGATGCTGCCGCCCTTGATGCTTGGGATATATGCCGTATGGCTACAATTGGTGGTGCAAAGGCGCTAGGGCTCGACCATGTAACAGGCTCACTTGAAGTGGGGAAATCCGCAGACATGATTGCCATCAGGTGTGACACTCCTCGCATGACTCCGCTTATCGATTCAGGCCCATTGATGAATATTCATTACAACTTGGTCCATGCGGTACAGGGACAAGATGTAGATATGACTATGGTCGCAGGAAAAGTATTGGTAGATAACGGCCGATTACTAGAACATGATATACAGCACCTTATCGAACAGGTTAATCAAGCCGCACCAGCCTTATTTTCCCGTCGCCAAGCTTGGTTAGACAGCACTGGTGGTGGTAAAAACGCACTCTATCAACCATAA
- the plsB gene encoding glycerol-3-phosphate 1-O-acyltransferase PlsB, with protein sequence MLWLHKLLLAIVTVPVKWLVKVNSTPSDLEAELGIDKTRPIVYLLRTRSVTDQIVLKMSAVALGLPKPTLNLTIGDQHHSSCLFLQKPKSVLNRKTKATSIQEDAAKLFSLHRKNPDLDIQIVPVSILWGRAPDKNTSGWSDVIANQVSPSWLRKFFIVLFLGRDNFVCYSKAVSSRKMLELKGSDEEIAHKLIRVAGTHFYRRHQTLTGPNILERHQLYNSVLGAKSVRKAIVEEARTKKLSHQQAKQQAKKYVNEIAADYRPGMIRLVEKILTKIWNKIYNGIEVRHADKVRALAQNGHEIIYVPCHRSHMDYLLLTYVIYHEGLVTPHIAAGINLNFRPVGGILRKAGAFYLRRSFAGNKLYTAVFREYLELLFNKGYSVKYFPEGGRSRTGRLLPPKTGMLAMTLQALIKGVNRPVSIVPVYIGYEHVMEVSSYLKELNGTGKEKESFFQIFSAIKKLKNYGYGFLNFGEPINLTNYLDLQVPNWREDQEKNGDKKPKWLTPVVNKLATDVMGRINQTAAVSGMSICAICLLSAKKHAMAESELEQAIDHFLELLRDSPYSELATLPKITGKKLLENTLKLNKFSVSEDSFGKIISLKSKNAVALTYYRNNILHLFALPGLIAAIVFANKSVSKQQILLLVAKLYPLLKRELFMYMSTEQAASYTESLLTKMLAMGLLETNENKIKTPAANSKEFYSAWLLNRSIQETLHRYAVVLTLLSKQERVSRAVLEKKSAQFAERLAALHGINSPEFFDKKVLATFIQALKENALIEADEDGQLRHSELSEALKIDVINLIEPEIAQRLQQI encoded by the coding sequence ATGTTGTGGCTGCATAAATTGCTGTTAGCAATAGTGACGGTACCGGTAAAATGGTTAGTAAAAGTGAACAGCACTCCAAGCGACCTTGAGGCTGAATTAGGCATAGATAAAACCCGCCCTATTGTTTATTTGCTGCGCACCCGTTCGGTTACAGATCAAATAGTACTAAAGATGTCTGCGGTGGCATTAGGCTTACCTAAACCCACACTAAATCTGACTATTGGGGATCAACACCATTCTTCTTGCCTGTTTTTACAGAAACCAAAATCAGTATTAAACCGCAAAACAAAAGCGACTTCGATTCAAGAAGATGCGGCTAAACTATTTAGTCTTCACAGAAAAAATCCAGACCTCGATATTCAGATAGTACCCGTTTCTATACTTTGGGGTAGAGCACCAGATAAAAATACCTCAGGCTGGTCAGACGTCATCGCCAACCAAGTTTCTCCTAGCTGGCTGCGTAAATTTTTTATTGTGTTGTTTTTAGGCAGAGATAACTTTGTCTGTTACAGCAAAGCCGTATCTTCAAGGAAAATGCTGGAATTAAAAGGTAGTGACGAAGAAATCGCCCACAAACTTATCCGTGTTGCGGGTACACATTTTTATCGTCGCCATCAAACATTAACAGGTCCCAACATCCTTGAGCGCCATCAACTATATAATAGTGTTCTAGGTGCAAAATCGGTACGTAAAGCTATTGTTGAAGAAGCTCGCACCAAAAAATTAAGTCACCAACAAGCCAAACAACAAGCAAAAAAATACGTCAATGAAATTGCTGCCGATTACCGCCCAGGCATGATCAGATTGGTCGAGAAAATTTTAACTAAAATTTGGAATAAAATTTATAACGGTATAGAAGTTCGACATGCCGATAAAGTAAGAGCTTTGGCACAGAATGGCCACGAAATCATCTATGTACCTTGTCACCGTAGCCATATGGATTACTTATTGCTCACCTATGTTATTTACCATGAAGGGTTAGTCACCCCACACATAGCCGCTGGTATTAATCTTAATTTTCGTCCTGTTGGCGGAATATTACGTAAAGCGGGCGCTTTTTATCTCCGCCGAAGCTTTGCTGGCAACAAACTCTACACTGCGGTTTTTCGTGAATATCTTGAATTGCTATTTAATAAAGGTTATTCAGTCAAATATTTCCCTGAAGGGGGGCGCAGCAGAACCGGACGTTTATTGCCGCCTAAAACCGGTATGTTAGCGATGACTTTACAGGCGCTAATAAAAGGTGTTAATCGCCCAGTGAGTATAGTTCCAGTCTATATTGGGTATGAACATGTGATGGAAGTGTCCAGTTACCTCAAGGAATTAAACGGAACAGGCAAGGAAAAAGAATCATTCTTTCAAATATTTTCAGCCATTAAAAAACTCAAAAATTACGGTTACGGTTTTCTGAATTTTGGAGAACCCATAAATTTAACTAACTACCTTGATCTACAAGTGCCTAATTGGAGAGAGGATCAAGAAAAAAATGGCGACAAGAAACCCAAATGGCTAACCCCAGTAGTAAATAAACTTGCTACAGATGTGATGGGCAGAATAAACCAAACGGCAGCCGTTAGTGGTATGTCAATTTGTGCCATCTGTTTGTTATCGGCTAAAAAGCACGCTATGGCTGAGTCTGAATTAGAACAAGCCATTGACCACTTTTTAGAATTATTGCGTGACTCGCCTTACAGTGAACTTGCCACCCTGCCAAAAATAACGGGTAAAAAATTATTAGAAAACACCCTCAAGCTGAATAAATTTAGCGTGTCCGAAGATAGTTTTGGAAAAATAATCTCACTAAAAAGCAAAAATGCTGTGGCGCTAACCTATTACCGCAACAATATTCTTCACTTATTTGCTTTACCCGGCCTGATTGCGGCCATCGTGTTTGCCAATAAAAGTGTATCCAAGCAACAAATATTGCTGTTGGTAGCTAAGCTCTACCCCTTACTCAAACGTGAGTTGTTTATGTATATGAGTACAGAACAAGCAGCATCTTACACTGAATCACTGCTTACTAAGATGTTGGCAATGGGTTTGCTCGAGACCAATGAAAACAAAATTAAGACACCCGCAGCCAATAGTAAAGAATTCTACTCAGCTTGGTTGCTCAACCGCAGCATTCAAGAAACCTTACACCGCTATGCGGTAGTGTTAACGTTATTATCAAAACAAGAAAGAGTCAGTCGCGCGGTACTGGAAAAGAAAAGCGCTCAATTTGCTGAGAGATTAGCCGCGCTGCATGGCATCAACTCACCAGAATTTTTTGATAAGAAGGTTTTGGCTACATTTATCCAAGCATTAAAAGAAAATGCCTTAATTGAAGCAGATGAAGATGGCCAATTGCGCCATTCAGAGCTCAGCGAGGCTTTAAAAATAGATGTCATTAACCTTATTGAGCCTGAGATAGCGCAACGTTTGCAACAGATATAA
- a CDS encoding LysR family transcriptional regulator: protein MHLSLEQLTAFCAVASEKSFSAAARKLGKSQSALSIAVANLEIDFGVSLFDRSGRYPILTAHGQSLLRDAEAILHQCSSMENRANSLAAELESQVTIAIDETIPFQILNHNLAGFAEYFPPVDLNILHPSSQYIQQLIEQGDASLGIMCAGAHYPKNIHFKRLGNIAFANVVHRDHPLANLPQVNFEQLNQHRQLVYLPLLDKLPTSEYLSGTNQWRMASYLTLMNTLCAGMGWATVPKQLVLDLQLQEQLCELQLTSYPHTEWEVGVDLIWSSSERLGKAGSWLRDAFGLTPI, encoded by the coding sequence ATGCATTTATCTCTAGAACAATTAACTGCCTTTTGTGCCGTGGCAAGTGAGAAGTCATTTTCAGCTGCAGCTCGTAAGCTGGGTAAGTCACAATCTGCATTGAGTATTGCAGTGGCAAATTTGGAGATTGATTTTGGGGTGAGCTTGTTTGATCGTAGCGGGCGTTATCCAATTTTAACTGCGCATGGGCAGTCTTTACTTAGGGATGCAGAAGCTATATTACATCAGTGTTCGTCGATGGAGAATCGTGCCAACAGTTTGGCTGCAGAGCTAGAAAGCCAAGTGACTATTGCCATTGACGAAACTATCCCTTTTCAAATATTGAATCATAACCTTGCTGGCTTCGCGGAATATTTCCCTCCTGTGGATTTAAATATATTGCACCCGTCTTCTCAGTATATTCAGCAGTTGATCGAACAAGGCGACGCATCTTTAGGAATAATGTGTGCCGGTGCCCACTATCCTAAAAACATACATTTTAAAAGGCTTGGTAATATAGCATTCGCCAATGTAGTGCACCGAGACCATCCTTTAGCTAATTTACCTCAAGTTAATTTCGAGCAGTTAAATCAGCATAGACAGCTCGTTTATTTGCCCTTACTGGATAAATTGCCTACTAGTGAATACTTGAGCGGCACCAACCAATGGCGAATGGCCAGTTATCTGACATTGATGAATACCCTATGTGCAGGAATGGGATGGGCTACCGTACCAAAGCAACTGGTTTTGGACTTGCAGTTGCAAGAGCAGTTATGCGAATTACAATTAACGTCATATCCTCATACCGAATGGGAGGTGGGTGTGGATTTAATTTGGTCTTCTAGCGAGCGATTGGGTAAGGCAGGAAGCTGGCTTAGAGATGCTTTTGGTTTGACGCCGATTTAA
- a CDS encoding TonB-dependent receptor, giving the protein MKNNYSPLALALLTALSSHAYAADKTIQKDENDIETVIITASPLRRTVLESATPVSILRGEELDQNQAATLGDTLKNVPGVHSSYYGPVASSPIIRGLDGPRVKIVQNGLGASDASRVGPDHQVSTETSTATQIEVLRGPATLLYGSGAIGGVVNVVDERLPTARQDEFNGEVFAQYDGVSNGKTVSTNLNMGSGDFAFHLDAYNRKTDDYDIPVPANINEEGGRSTLTNSAIDASGYNLGAGWITDDTRAAFAYGHMDSEYGLPSEEGVYIRLKQDRYQGVVDWNNLDGFISSVHSQNAYTDYQHSEIEGGEIGTTFKNESIESRLWVEHTPISGWKGVLGVHYNNSDFQAIGEEAFTPPTKTDSLAAFVMEEKQVDSLLWQLGARVEQVTQDVDNDFFSEFSSSDVISFNKKDYTAVSGSAGVVWSLNENHSLAFNYAYSQRAPSASEMYSYGPHIGSGTYEVGGEFEIDENDGLYTVLQTDENMYKEVSNNIDLIYRYNTDTWSASFSLYNNQIDNYIFENFTDLVISDDAFITSEAFAIQVGTEGEGEEETDGLPIIVFAQKDARLYGYEAQVDWHFSDDWRVEIFSDYTRAKLNPGGNVPRMPPMRFGSSLHYEFGNWHTEVEVVRNSKQDKIADNETETDGYTMLSASANYYLELDDVDMTIYLKGENLGDQEGRVHSSYIKDEVPLPGRSLSLGIRGTF; this is encoded by the coding sequence ATGAAAAACAACTATTCACCTTTGGCTTTAGCACTATTAACAGCCTTAAGCAGCCATGCATATGCTGCTGATAAAACCATTCAAAAAGACGAAAATGATATTGAAACAGTAATAATTACAGCATCACCGTTAAGGCGTACTGTTTTAGAATCTGCAACACCTGTAAGTATTCTTAGAGGCGAAGAACTTGATCAAAATCAAGCCGCAACCCTTGGCGATACATTGAAAAACGTACCTGGAGTACATAGCTCGTACTATGGGCCTGTTGCAAGTAGTCCGATTATTCGTGGTTTAGATGGCCCTCGTGTGAAAATCGTTCAAAATGGACTAGGCGCATCTGATGCATCTCGGGTAGGGCCTGATCATCAAGTATCAACAGAAACCTCCACCGCCACTCAAATAGAAGTACTTAGAGGTCCTGCCACACTTTTATATGGCAGTGGTGCTATTGGTGGTGTTGTAAATGTAGTGGATGAAAGGCTTCCCACAGCAAGGCAAGATGAGTTCAATGGTGAGGTATTTGCTCAATATGATGGTGTTTCAAATGGAAAAACAGTTTCAACAAATTTAAACATGGGTTCAGGTGATTTCGCTTTTCATCTAGATGCCTACAATCGAAAAACGGATGACTATGATATTCCTGTACCTGCAAATATAAATGAAGAAGGTGGCCGCAGTACCTTAACAAATTCAGCCATTGATGCGAGTGGCTACAATTTAGGCGCTGGTTGGATAACTGATGATACTCGCGCCGCATTTGCATACGGTCATATGGATTCAGAATATGGCTTACCAAGTGAAGAAGGTGTGTATATAAGATTAAAGCAAGACCGTTACCAAGGTGTTGTCGACTGGAATAACCTTGATGGCTTCATCTCGTCTGTGCATTCGCAAAATGCCTATACTGATTACCAGCACTCTGAAATAGAAGGCGGTGAAATAGGTACTACCTTCAAAAATGAAAGTATAGAGTCGCGGCTATGGGTTGAACATACCCCAATTAGCGGATGGAAGGGGGTTCTTGGTGTGCACTACAACAATAGTGATTTCCAAGCTATCGGTGAAGAAGCATTCACCCCTCCAACTAAAACCGATAGCCTGGCAGCGTTTGTCATGGAAGAGAAACAAGTCGACTCCCTGTTATGGCAGTTAGGAGCCCGTGTAGAGCAAGTAACTCAAGATGTAGATAACGACTTTTTCTCAGAATTTAGTTCTTCAGATGTTATTTCGTTTAATAAAAAAGACTACACAGCTGTTTCTGGCTCCGCAGGAGTTGTATGGAGCTTAAATGAGAATCACTCACTAGCCTTCAATTATGCTTATTCACAACGGGCACCGTCGGCATCAGAAATGTACTCGTACGGTCCTCATATTGGCTCGGGAACCTATGAAGTAGGTGGTGAATTTGAGATCGATGAAAACGATGGTCTATATACTGTATTACAAACAGATGAAAATATGTATAAGGAAGTCTCAAACAATATCGACCTGATTTATCGTTATAATACAGATACATGGAGTGCAAGCTTTAGTTTGTACAATAATCAAATCGATAATTATATATTTGAAAATTTTACAGACTTAGTGATAAGTGATGACGCATTTATTACATCAGAAGCTTTTGCGATCCAAGTAGGAACTGAGGGTGAAGGCGAAGAAGAAACAGATGGGCTACCTATAATTGTTTTTGCACAAAAAGATGCTCGTTTGTATGGCTATGAAGCCCAAGTCGATTGGCACTTTAGTGATGATTGGCGTGTAGAGATATTCTCAGATTATACACGTGCTAAATTGAATCCAGGCGGAAATGTACCAAGAATGCCACCCATGAGATTTGGATCGTCACTCCATTATGAATTTGGAAATTGGCATACTGAGGTGGAAGTAGTCCGTAATAGTAAGCAAGATAAAATAGCGGACAACGAGACTGAAACAGATGGCTATACTATGTTGTCGGCTTCAGCTAATTACTATCTTGAGTTAGACGATGTAGATATGACGATTTATCTCAAAGGCGAAAATCTAGGCGATCAAGAAGGCCGTGTGCATTCTTCTTATATAAAAGATGAAGTGCCTTTACCTGGGCGTTCACTTAGCTTAGGGATAAGAGGTACTTTTTAA
- a CDS encoding nucleobase:cation symporter-2 family protein: MPLTDTPSETKSSGIHPVDQRLPLAPTVLLGLQHVLVMYSACIIVPLILGAALQLPKETLSLIINADLFAAGLATLVQCFGNRYFGIKLPIMMGVTFTSIAPMIAIGVNPELGLPGIYGAIIVSGIFGILFAPIMGRLMRFFPPVVTGSVLLVIGISLMKVGIEWSAGGSPTLVDGSTNPDFGKPIYLLVSLLQLILILLITRFAKGFLSNVSVLIAMLAGFIAAWLLGDISLKGLNDEPWVALIKPLSLGMPTFDFLAICSMSLVMLVTMVESTGMFLALGKLVDKEVDQKQLVRGLRSDGLGTLLGGLFNAFPYTSFSQNIGLVTISGVKSRYVAAAGAFILIALGCLPKMAFIIASIPQYALGAAAMVMFGTVALMGVRILSEVDFTESRSNLLVVSASLGIGLIPMIAPDYFQYLPLWSHIFTDSGIILSVCTAILLNAIFSPSPEQTKKG, translated from the coding sequence ATGCCTCTTACTGACACACCTTCAGAGACAAAAAGCAGCGGCATTCACCCTGTAGATCAACGTTTACCACTTGCACCTACTGTGTTGCTTGGTTTACAACATGTACTAGTGATGTACTCGGCCTGCATAATAGTGCCCTTAATCTTAGGTGCGGCTCTGCAGCTGCCTAAAGAAACCTTGTCTTTAATCATCAATGCCGATTTATTTGCAGCGGGATTGGCTACCTTAGTACAGTGTTTTGGCAACCGTTATTTTGGCATTAAGCTACCCATAATGATGGGCGTAACCTTTACTTCAATCGCCCCGATGATTGCCATTGGTGTTAACCCGGAACTAGGCTTACCAGGGATTTATGGAGCGATTATTGTTTCAGGTATATTCGGCATACTCTTTGCGCCAATAATGGGCCGTTTAATGCGGTTTTTCCCACCTGTGGTAACAGGTTCGGTATTGCTGGTTATTGGCATTAGTTTAATGAAAGTAGGCATTGAATGGTCTGCAGGTGGTAGCCCTACTCTTGTCGATGGTTCAACTAACCCTGATTTTGGTAAACCTATTTATTTACTGGTTAGCCTACTCCAGCTTATCTTAATCCTACTTATCACCCGTTTTGCTAAAGGATTTTTGAGTAATGTATCAGTGCTGATAGCCATGCTAGCTGGGTTTATTGCTGCTTGGTTACTAGGGGATATTTCACTTAAAGGCTTAAATGACGAACCTTGGGTTGCCCTCATCAAACCCTTAAGTTTAGGAATGCCCACCTTCGATTTTTTAGCCATTTGCTCCATGTCCCTAGTGATGTTGGTAACTATGGTTGAATCCACAGGGATGTTTTTAGCTTTAGGTAAATTAGTAGATAAAGAAGTAGACCAAAAACAACTAGTAAGAGGCTTACGCTCCGACGGACTAGGGACCTTATTAGGTGGTTTATTTAACGCTTTTCCTTACACCTCTTTTTCCCAGAACATAGGTTTAGTCACCATAAGTGGAGTCAAAAGCCGCTACGTGGCCGCCGCCGGAGCCTTTATTTTAATTGCCTTAGGTTGCCTTCCTAAAATGGCATTTATTATTGCTTCAATACCGCAATATGCCTTAGGCGCTGCGGCCATGGTGATGTTTGGAACCGTTGCCTTGATGGGGGTGCGCATTTTAAGTGAGGTAGACTTTACTGAGTCCCGTTCTAATTTATTGGTGGTATCCGCAAGCTTAGGCATTGGTTTAATCCCTATGATAGCCCCAGACTACTTTCAATATTTACCACTATGGAGCCACATCTTTACCGACAGTGGCATTATCTTAAGCGTATGTACCGCTATTCTGCTTAATGCCATTTTTAGCCCCTCACCTGAACAAACGAAAAAAGGTTAA
- a CDS encoding nucleoside hydrolase, producing the protein MKNKVIFDTDPGIDDAMAILFAHASGKIDLLGITTVFGNASIENATRNALYLKQRFAIATTVCVGADTPLVVPAGEPTTFVHGQNGLGDIDLPDTQPLKADSRSACDFIIETVRNNPNEVTLVAVGRLTNLALAIQKAPDIANLVKEVIVMGGAFDHNGHTGNVSPYAEANIIGDPHAADIVFTQKWSVTVVGLDVTQQSIMSNAYIQTLREQSAKYGEFIYQISRFYSDFHKQSAGLDGFYVHDSSAVAYLLAPELFKVKRGPIRVVCEGPAIGMALCKTTEKSLSHRWLAAATHTTNMC; encoded by the coding sequence ATGAAAAACAAAGTCATTTTTGATACTGACCCGGGTATCGACGACGCCATGGCCATACTATTTGCCCATGCTAGTGGTAAAATAGACCTATTAGGGATCACTACAGTGTTTGGCAACGCAAGCATTGAAAACGCCACCCGCAACGCTTTGTATCTAAAACAGCGCTTTGCAATTGCCACAACTGTTTGTGTAGGAGCTGACACCCCATTAGTCGTTCCTGCTGGTGAACCAACCACTTTTGTACATGGCCAGAACGGGCTAGGGGATATCGACTTACCCGATACACAACCTTTAAAAGCCGACTCCCGCTCAGCCTGCGACTTTATAATCGAAACGGTGCGTAACAACCCAAACGAAGTCACACTTGTGGCAGTAGGGCGCTTAACTAATCTAGCCTTAGCCATACAAAAAGCACCCGACATAGCAAACTTAGTAAAAGAAGTAATCGTGATGGGGGGCGCCTTTGACCATAACGGCCACACAGGTAACGTTAGCCCCTATGCAGAAGCCAATATCATAGGTGACCCTCATGCGGCCGACATTGTATTTACTCAAAAATGGTCAGTCACAGTAGTAGGGCTAGATGTCACCCAACAAAGCATTATGAGTAATGCCTACATACAAACTCTCAGAGAACAGTCCGCTAAGTACGGTGAATTTATCTATCAAATCAGTCGCTTTTACAGCGACTTTCATAAACAAAGCGCTGGATTAGATGGATTTTATGTACACGACTCATCGGCGGTAGCCTATTTACTAGCTCCGGAATTATTCAAAGTAAAGCGGGGGCCAATACGGGTAGTCTGTGAAGGCCCAGCCATTGGCATGGCCTTGTGTAAAACAACCGAAAAAAGCCTTTCCCATAGATGGCTGGCAGCAGCAACCCACACAACAAATATGTGTTGA